In Clostridium omnivorum, the DNA window TAGATTAAAAAATATCCCCAGCTTTTAGAAAGCTGGGGATATTTTTTAATCTATGCACAAATCTATTTACTTATAGTTTTGTTGTAATCACTTAAGAATTTCTCTATACCTGCATCAGTCAATGGATGCTTAACCATTTGAGTTATAACTTTATAAGGTATGGTTGCAATATGTGCTCCTGCCTTTGCACAATCGAGTACATGCATAGGATGTCTTATACTTGCTGCTATAATCTCAGTTTCTATACCATAATAATCAAAAATTTGAGCTAAGTCTTCAATAACCTGAATACCGCCATTTCCTATATCATCTAGTCTTCCCATAAATGGGCTTACAAAGCTTGCTCCAGCTTTAGCAGCAAGAAGTCCTTGCTGAGCGGAAAATATAAGTGTTACATTAGTTTTTATTCCTTCTTTATGAAGTATATTTACAGCTTTTAGTCCTTCTTCACACATTGGTATTTTAATTACAACATTTTTATGTAATTTAGCTAATTCTCTTGCTTCTTTAACCATTTCATCTGCTATAAGACTTATAACCTCAGCGCTTATAGGTCCATCTACAATATTGCAAATATCAGTTATAACATCCTTTAAAGCTAAACCCTCTTTTGCTATTAAAGAAGGGTTTGTAGTAACTCCATCAATAACCCCTAGGGCCGCAGCTCTTTCAATTTCATCTACATTAGCTGTATCAATAAAAAACTTCATTTTCCTACCTCCATTTTTTTAATTATTTTTAGCTAAAATTTTATCTCAATATTTTCACCAGTTATGCCGGCATAAACCCCTTTATCCACTAAAACTTTTCTCTCAGGGTGAGCCAAAAGCCACTTATTTTTTGCTGTAAGAAGTCTTTCTTCAAAAGGAAGCTCTCCGTTATGATTATTATCTAAAGGAAGGTTTGTCCCTCTAGGCAGCACTACTACACATTTGAAGCCTTCAGGCTGAACCTTACAGGGTGCAAAATGAAGGGTTGTGCCGTACAATTCTACCACTGTTTCTCTGCCTAGATAAAAAGCTTCTATTTTATCTGAATCATAGGTATTATTATTAATGTCCTCAACTTTTCCAAGCAATAGCACCAAATCAGTAACTGCTGCATCTATTTCACTGCCCTTATGGTACTCAAGTCCATTGAGCTTTGAATTAACTCCATTGCAGTATCCAATCTGTATAGGCATTTCACCATAAAAATTTTTTTCTATATCCTTAGCTGATTCCATTGACTCCATTGCTTCCACAGATGCTACATAAATATTTCCTTCACTTGGTATATACGTGTTTTTTTCCATATAGTCAAATAAATTATTAAAATCCAGCTCTTTTATTACTCTTCCATACTTTTTAAAATTATCACTGTTTATATCATATAACTTTATATTTGGATTTTTCACCTTTAGCTTTTCATAGCTCATATTTTACCCACCTCACTAAAGAGCTTGGAATATTCACTTTGCTTTCGGTAGAATATTGGAGGATATCCTTCCTTTGCTTCTACCTCTATTTCACCACCAGTAAATTCTTCTCCAGTCCAAATATGCACCCAATTATCTTTAGGAAGATATACGTTCCATTTTTCCACACCTTCTTTATATACAGGAGCTGCTAGTATATCTCTTCCGTAAAGATATTCATATTGAAGGTTGTAGCAGGTTTCATCCTCTTCATAGTGCAAGAATACTGGTCTCATTACAGGTATTCCTTTATCGGAATTTTCCTTAACTAATGCTTTAGTATATGGTGAAAGTTTATTAAATACCTTTCCCATTCTAGCTAAATGCATTAATGTATCCACATCGCTATCAAACTGCCAATTATCATCAGGTCTGTTTCCTTCATGGGTTCTCATCATTGGAGTGAACGCGGAAAAATCTATCCATCTCTTCATAAGTTCCTTTGTTCTCTTCATATGATAAAGGGTAGTATATCCTCCAATATCACTGTGATGAAGTCCCACACCGCACATTCCTAGTGAAAGTGCTGCAGGAATTACTGAAGCAAGTCCATCATCAAGACTCCAATTAACATTTTGATCTCCCGCCCACATCATAGTTGAGTATTTTTGACTTCCTGTAAAGCCTGCTCTCATAAAGAAGAATACTTCTCCTAGCTTACCTCTCTCTTCTACTGCTTCATAGTTTAACCTTGCCCAAAGTGCAGGCCATTTATTATGTAGCAGCTCCGCACTTTCTCCGCTGTAAAGTACTGCATCAGTAGGTAAATATTCTCCAAAGTCAGCCATCCAGCCAGCGAGTCCAAAGTCAATTAAATTAACCTTAATAACATTTTTATACCATTCAAAAGCCTTCGGATTGGTTAAATCAACAACTCCGGCATAAAAGCATCCCATATCAATAAGGTAATCTTCACCTATATGATTTTTAACTATATATCCCTTACCGCTAGCTTCCTTAAATAAATTGCCTTCTATAGCTAGATAAGGATTTGCATATCCTAAAAACTTT includes these proteins:
- a CDS encoding DUF4867 family protein translates to MSYEKLKVKNPNIKLYDINSDNFKKYGRVIKELDFNNLFDYMEKNTYIPSEGNIYVASVEAMESMESAKDIEKNFYGEMPIQIGYCNGVNSKLNGLEYHKGSEIDAAVTDLVLLLGKVEDINNNTYDSDKIEAFYLGRETVVELYGTTLHFAPCKVQPEGFKCVVVLPRGTNLPLDNNHNGELPFEERLLTAKNKWLLAHPERKVLVDKGVYAGITGENIEIKF
- the fsa gene encoding fructose-6-phosphate aldolase; translated protein: MKFFIDTANVDEIERAAALGVIDGVTTNPSLIAKEGLALKDVITDICNIVDGPISAEVISLIADEMVKEARELAKLHKNVVIKIPMCEEGLKAVNILHKEGIKTNVTLIFSAQQGLLAAKAGASFVSPFMGRLDDIGNGGIQVIEDLAQIFDYYGIETEIIAASIRHPMHVLDCAKAGAHIATIPYKVITQMVKHPLTDAGIEKFLSDYNKTISK
- a CDS encoding alpha-glucosidase; translated protein: MKLIEHSNGFTLNYKNEVVIEHTEENPFIFVGKGHATYDMYRGNFKIEENIFERIPLINYKLENDDNVKLTMYTEGYKMLQLDFYEEAGRLICKLNTNDEAINRVWIRLYAEKEEKVYGLGEQFSYFNLRGKNFPLWVSEQGVGRNKQTYETFLADVEDKAGGDYYSTFFPEPTFVSSRKYFFHTDESSYMNFNFKENNYHELEFWHVPDKFIISRKDSFLELLEDITALLGRQAELPEWIYDGVILGIQGGTETCLDKVKKAKELGMPVAGIWAQDWEGKRITPFGKRLMWNWQWNEEMYPGLDTEIKKLSAEGIKFLGYANPYLAIEGNLFKEASGKGYIVKNHIGEDYLIDMGCFYAGVVDLTNPKAFEWYKNVIKVNLIDFGLAGWMADFGEYLPTDAVLYSGESAELLHNKWPALWARLNYEAVEERGKLGEVFFFMRAGFTGSQKYSTMMWAGDQNVNWSLDDGLASVIPAALSLGMCGVGLHHSDIGGYTTLYHMKRTKELMKRWIDFSAFTPMMRTHEGNRPDDNWQFDSDVDTLMHLARMGKVFNKLSPYTKALVKENSDKGIPVMRPVFLHYEEDETCYNLQYEYLYGRDILAAPVYKEGVEKWNVYLPKDNWVHIWTGEEFTGGEIEVEAKEGYPPIFYRKQSEYSKLFSEVGKI